Proteins from one Podospora pseudocomata strain CBS 415.72m chromosome 4, whole genome shotgun sequence genomic window:
- the BUD2 gene encoding GTPase activating factor (EggNog:ENOG503NUJW; COG:T) produces the protein MDTRSFGSSGSSNNSSSSVSGSGGAPALPERPAQSSVLAPVSEVPSLRGMERLSTSNLRSTFRPSLVVQHRGDTAVTPEPADVALDSRDRTGQASRAFGSVSPQTSPRTIPGVPASLPVRRQGVVFNDSFAGSYEANSSSPPLRPPPSFRPRTHTMDGAFRQQLAPTVEARHRVGSFSSSLPVADELRLPPLQPPLDSYRLPDLQQTSLSTSAQKDKKSAGTRSRLTKRPSSRPSSPLLSLPPSVDSLLLPIPTTDANKVLLLMKNLCGRMRGDIEYQRESGGPWHSGVCYIEEDKGSLMFDPGDRGPFHTTLVPDLRGCRVVPMEQMDGEYQCLELIAPQLTSTLLLRPLVAEELDLWLAALLCWQQLRPPASKQTPPRATTTAAPARPEVKRRVSSSGLRDTPVIKVGKVMLWDKGIATSPRAIVKRPSTRDLKSAQTAWRKVSCILHDNGELKLMTENDVTVLSVIELPQLARSAIQQLDRSVLDEDYCLAIFPIYSSTSTQLSIFRPIYVSLESRVLFEVWFVLLRAFTVPDVYTLDPASGGQVCEVADLQAEPPGETFRLEKTISVRVTEAKLRGRTLIADGQASDRHNKSADHEGITGNYLAEVILDGEVRARTTTKMNTKKPFWREDCEFVDLPASLPYLSVLLKRIDGNMESFTHQLQATLGLARTGNLAEVLCGAVDIPLHQLDRGKDHEQWFPICDERHQSVGSMLVRLHHEELVVLLSKHYQPLSDLLHRFSSGLTAQITEALPGNLRRVAETFLNIFQVSGTSNEWLMNMVEEEIDGIGSQATLKKPRFSSRLKSNDSLESTSDREQIVRDMGKSLQGEANLLFRGNSLLTQALEFHMRRLGKEYLHETLAEKIFEINELNPNCEVDPSKLQQGEDAQHHWNHLIQLTNELWDCIAASASRLPPELRHILKYIRAVAEDRYGDFLRTVTYTSVSGFLFLRFLCPAILNPKLFGLLRDHPQPRAQRTLTLIAKGLQALANLSTIGKKETWMEPMNRFLTAQRQAFKDFLDAVCAIPAERTKMTLQASYSTPVAIMGRLSPLAREGFPSLPYLLDPGRNFAALVKLWMDAHPITASASKVYTGDLLKFHTMCVDLHRRATACYSQIETLRSAVDAVSQLPDNDRISLTDALDRISLGDTLHISPYSNSSHTAFWFDAEGRPPGSAGSDVVLDHTSLALSPSSHSKFDSRFGGGNSGGGNNRQVSRSSEMSGAYGGGNPGGGGAAGTVRNLPRKLLNGFIRKTRTVSPDMPEGATSSSSTPSSGAPWDREQQVQERGRDKEYEREHKRREKDRDRGRDRD, from the coding sequence ATGGACACCAGATCGTTTGgtagcagcggcagcagtaacaacagcagcagcagcgtcaGCGGGAGTGGTGGCGCCCCTGCGCTCCCTGAGCGTCCAGCACAAAGCTCAGTGCTTGCTCCAGTGTCCGAGGTGCCGTCGTTGCGAGGCATGGAGAGGCTGTCCACCAGTAACCTTCGCAGCACCTTCCGTCCCAGCCTGGTCGTGCAGCACCGTGGTGACACAGCCGTCACACCTGAGCCGGCCGACGTCGCACTCGACAGCCGCGACAGAACTGGCCAGGCGTCCCGCGCTTTCGGTTCCGTGTCACCTCAGACCTCTCCCAGAACGATACCCGGTGTCCCGGCCAGCCTGCCTGTGAGGCGCCAGGGTGTGGTCTTTAACGATTCCTTTGCCGGGTCCTATGAGGCCAATTCGTCCAGTCCTCCGCTTCGACCGCCGCCCTCGTTTCGTCCCAGGACACACACGATGGACGGTGCTTTCCGCCAACAGCTTGCCCCTACCGTCGAGGCACGACACCGCGTCGGCTCCTTTTCCTCGTCTCTCCCCGTGGCTGATGAGCTCAGGCTGCCGCCTCTCCAGCCACCCCTTGACTCATACCGACTCCCAGATCTCCAGCAGACATCACTCAGCACGTCTGCTCaaaaggacaagaagtcGGCAGGCACCCGCAGTCGTTTGACAAAACGGCCCTCGTCTCGGCCTAGCTCGCCCCTGCTTTCCCTCCCGCCATCAGTTGActcgttgctgctgcccataCCCACAACTGATGCGAAcaaggtgctgctgctgatgaagAATCTCTGCGGCAGGATGCGAGGCGATATAGAGTACCAGCGAGAAAGCGGCGGGCCCTGGCACAGCGGTGTATGCTATATAGAAGAGGATAAAGGAAGCCTAATGTTTGACCCAGGGGACCGGGGCCCTTTTCACACCACACTGGTCCCTGACCTGCGTGGGTGCAGGGTGGTGCCAATGGAACAAATGGATGGAGAATACCAATGCCTGGAACTCATCGCTCCCCAGCTGACATCAACCCTTCTCTTGCGGCCGCTGGTGGCCGAAGAGCTCGATCTCTGGCTGGCGGCGCTTCTTTGCTGGCAACAACTGCGACCGCCCGCTTCAAAACAGACACCACCTCGCGCGACCACCACAGCAGCTCCAGCACGACCCGAAGTCAAGCGCCGTGTGTCTTCTTCGGGCCTGCGCGACACCCCCGTAATCAAAGTTGGCAAGGTCATGCTGTGGGACAAGGGCATCGCCACCTCCCCTCGCGCCATCGTCAAACGACCCTCGACCCGTGATCTCAAGTCAGCGCAAACTGCATGGAGAAAGGTGTCTTGTATTCTTCATGACAATGGTGAGCTCAAGCTCATGACGGAAAATGATGTAACGGTGCTCTCGGTCATTGAGCTGCCTCAGCTAGCCAGGTCAGCCATTCAGCAGCTGGACAGATCTGTGTTGGACGAGGACTACTGCCTGGCCATTTTCCCCATATACTCGTCAACCTCCACCCAGCTTTCGATTTTCAGACCAATATATGTGTCATTAGAGTCACGGGTGCTGTTTGAGGTCTGGTTTGTGCTTTTGCGCGCATTCACTGTTCCTGACGTCTACACTCTGGATCCCGCCAGTGGAGGACAGGTGTGCGAGGTGGCAGATCTCCAAGCTGAGCCTCCTGGTGAGACTTTTAGGCTGGAGAAGACAATATCTGTGAGGGTTACTGAGGCCAAACTACGCGGGCGCACCCTTATTGCAGACGGACAAGCTTCAGATCGCCATAACAAGAGCGCCGATCACGAAGGAATCACGGGCAATTATCTAGCCGAAGTCATCCTCGATGGAGAGGTCAGAGCTCGCACGACAACCAAGATGAACACCAAAAAGCCGTTCTGGCGGGAAGACTGCGAGTTTGTAGACCTCCCTGCATCGCTGCCTTATCTGTCGGTCCTGCTGAAACGGATTGATGGAAACATGGAGAGCTTCACGCATCAACTGCAAGCTACTTTGGGGTTGGCCAGGACAGGCAACCTGGCTGAAGTTCTCTGCGGTGCTGTTGATATACCACTGCATCAGCTCGACCGAGGAAAGGATCACGAGCAGTGGTTTCCGATCTGCGATGAGAGACACCAGTCTGTCGGCTCCATGCTGGTACGACTACATCACGAAGAGCTTGTGGTGCTCCTATCGAAACATTATCAGCCGCTTTCAGACCTCCTGCATCGCTTTAGCTCTGGACTAACGGCGCAAATTACCGAGGCCCTCCCCGGAAACCTGCGGCGCGTCGCCGAGACGTTTCTCAACATATTCCAGGTTTCAGGCACCTCGAACGAGTGGCTGATGAAcatggttgaggaagagattGACGGCATTGGAAGCCAGGCCACGCTGAAAAAGCCCAGGTTCAGCAGTCGGCTGAAGTCCAATGATTCCCTAGAATCCACGAGCGATAGGGAGCAAATTGTTCGCGATATGGGCAAGTCGCTTCAGGGTGAGGCCAATTTGCTGTTCAGGGGCAACTCCCTCTTGACGCAAGCACTCGAGTTTCACATGCGCCGCCTTGGAAAGGAATATTTACACGAAACACTGGCCGAGAAGATATTTGAAATCAACGAGCTCAACCCCAACTGCGAGGTCGATCCCAGCAAGTTGCAGCAGGGCGAGGATGCGCAGCATCATTGGAATCACCTCATCCAGCTGACAAACGAGCTTTGGGACTGCATTGCTGCATCAGCGTCACGGCTACCACCCGAGCTCCGGCATATTCTCAAATACATTCGTGCTGTGGCCGAGGATCGATACGGAGATTTCCTCCGCACCGTAACCTACACCTCGGTGTctggcttcctcttccttcgCTTCCTCTGCCCAGCTATTCTCAACCCGAAACTATTTGGCCTCCTGCGcgaccaccctcaaccccgtGCCCAGCGCACACTAACCCTCATAGCCAAGGGTCTCCAAGCCCTCGcaaacctctccaccatcggCAAGAAGGAAACCTGGATGGAACCCATGAACCGCTTCCTGACCGCACAGCGCCAGGCCTTCAAAGACTTTCTCGATGCCGTCTGCGCTATCCCCGCCGAACGCACCAAAATGACCCTCCAGGCCTCCTACTCAACCCCAGTCGCCATCATGGGCCGGCTATCACCACTCGCTCGCGAAGGCTTCCCCTCGCTACCCTACCTCCTTGATCCCGGCCGCAACTTCGCCGCCCTCGTCAAGCTCTGGATGGACGcccaccccatcaccgccagcgcTTCCAAGGTGTACACAGGGGACCTTTTGAAATTCCACACCATGTGTGTAGACCTCCACCGCCGAGCAACAGCCTGCTACTCCCAGATCGAAACCCTCCGCAGCGCCGTCGACGCAGTCAGCCAGCTTCCCGACAATGACCGCATCAGCCTCACCGATGCCCTTGATCGGATCAGCCTGGGCGACACACTGCACATCTCACCatacagcaacagcagccacacCGCCTTCTGGTTTGACGCCGAGGGCCGCCCGCCAGGCTCGGCGGGGAGTGATGTCGTGCTCGACCATACATCCTTGGCGCTTTCCCCGAGCAGTCACAGCAAATTTGACTCgaggtttggtggagggaaCAGTGGGGGTGGCAACAACAGACAGGTCTCGAGAAGCAGTGAGATGTCTGGTGCCTATGGTGGCGGCAAccctggcggtggtggtgctgctggcacGGTGCGCAACCTGCCTCGGAAGCTCCTCAATGGCTTTATTCGTAAGACAAGGACGGTTTCACCTGATATGCCTGAGGGCGcgacgagctcctcgtcTACCCCCAGCAGTGGCGCGCCGTGGGATCGGGAGCAGCAGGTGCAAGAAAGGGGAAGAGACAAGGAATATGAGCGGGAACATAagcggagggagaaggatAGGGACCGGGGTAGAGATAGGGATTAG
- the DTD1 gene encoding D-tyrosyl-tRNA(Tyr) deacylase (BUSCO:EOG09264ZQC; EggNog:ENOG503P37W; COG:J), translated as MKAILQRVLSASVTVDQELVSSIGKGILVLAAVAPGDTEKEADALAAKVLKLRLWDDDTGGRWKKNVQDINGEVLCVSQFTLLASTKKGSKPDFHGAMGGDEAKSLYQYFYRRVQEGYAADKVKDGVFQAMMQVALVNDGPVTLEVSASPPKEQDQKKPKTTEPPK; from the exons ATGAAGG CCATCCTTCAACGAGTGCTTTCAGCCTCGGTCACGGTGGACCAGGAGCTGGTTTCATCGATAGGAAAAGGCATCTTGGTCCTGGCTGCAGTTGCGCCGGGTGACACTGAGAAGGAAGCTGATGCCCTGGCAGCGAAGGTCCTCAAGTTGAGGCTTTGGGATGATGATACAGGGGGCCGTTGGAAGAAGAATGTCCAAGATATCAACGGCGAAGTACTATGTG TATCACAATTCACGCTCCTAGCTTCTACCAAGAAGGGCAGCAAACCGGACTTCCACGGTGCCATGGGAGGGGACGAGGCCAAGAGCCTCTACCAGTATTTCTACCGCCGAGTTCAAGAAGGCTATGCTGCCGACAAGGTGAAGGATGGCGTCTTCCAAGCCATGATGCAGGTTGCCCTCGTAAATGACGGACCG GTCACTCTTGAGGTCTCAGCAAGCCCTCCCAAGGAACAAGACCAGAAGAAGCCAAAAACCACGGAACCGCCCAAATAA
- the CYP41 gene encoding cytochrome P450 monooxygenase 41 (COG:O; EggNog:ENOG503NXZR), with amino-acid sequence MSSTEETKKARSRVFFDVTIGGKPAGRITFELYDDIVPKTAENFRALCTGEKGIGKAGKPLHYKGSLFHRIIKQFMIQGGDFTAGNGTGGESIYGAKFEDENFELKHDRPFLLSMANAGPGTNGSQFFITTVPTPHLDGKHVVFGEVLSGKSVVRQLENLTTQADKPTKDAVIADCGELSGSEAITADTKTADAYGDEYEDFPEDQVSGNETLSATQILKIASDCKEFGNKAFKGGDLSVALDKYQKGLRYLNEDLDLDNDSDETKSKLSTLRISLNTNAALMNFKLEAWDDTVRSANGALAVAGISGKEKAKALYHRGRAQLRLKDEDAALESLEEAQKVDPENAAVAKELAEVKKAAAARRAKEKAAYKKFFS; translated from the exons ATGAGCAGCACCGAGGAGACAAAGAAGGCTCGCAGCCGCGTCTTCTTCGACGTTACCATCGGAGGAAAGCCCGCCGGCCGCATCACATTCGAGCTTTACGATGACATTGTGCCCAAGACGGCCGAGAACTTCCGCGCTCTCTGCACGGGCGAGAAGGGTATCGGCAAGGCCGGCAAACCTTTGCACTACAAGGGGTCGCTATTCCACCGCATCATCAAGCAGTTCATGATCCAAGGTGGTGACTTCACGGCCGGCAATGGCACAGGCGGCGAGTCCATCTATGGTGCcaagtttgaggatgagaactTTGAGCTGAAGCACGACCGTCCTTTCCTGCTGTCCATGGCTAATGCTGGTCCCG GTACAAACGGTTCCCAATTCTTCATTACTACTGTGCCAACACCACATCTCGATGGAAAGCATGTCGTTTTTGGAGAGGTCCTCAGCGGCAAGTCCGTCGTCCGTCAACTCGAAAACCTCACCACTCAAGCCGACAAGCCCACGAAAGATGCCGTCATCGCCGACTGCGGCGAGCTCTCCGGCTCcgaagccatcaccgccgaCACCAAGACCGCCGACGCCTATGGTGATGAGTACGAAGATTTCCCCGAAGACCAAGTTAGTGGCAACGAAACTCTTTCCGCCACGCAAATCCTCAAAATCGCCAGCGACTGCAAGGAGTTTGGCAACAAGGCTTTCAAGGGTGGCGACTTGAGCGTGGCCCTGGACAAATACCAAAAGGGCTTGCGCTACCTGAACGAGGACCTCGATCTGGACAACGACTCTGATGAGACCAAGTCCAAGCTCAGCACTTTGCGCATCTcgctcaacaccaacgcgGCGCTCATGAATTTCAAGCTGGAGGCGTGGGATGATACGGTTCGTTCTGCAAACGGTGCTCTTGCCGTGGCTGGCATCTCAGGCAAGGAGAAGGCAAAGGCTCTCTACCACCGCGGACGTGCTCAGCTGCGtctcaaggatgaggatgctgcTCTGGAGAGTTTGGAAGAGGCTCAAAAGGTTGACCCGGAGAACGCGGCTGTCGCGaaggagctggccgaggtcaagaaggcggctgctgcgagacgcgccaaggagaaggcggcgtACAAGAAGTTCTTTAGCTGA
- a CDS encoding hypothetical protein (EggNog:ENOG503NVYC) yields MGEMAKPELESTDIRNKLEDLSGVEIKPGDNPYNALINTCHGNAAEIQSLYATHRIARNLQQKEKFLSHEFKELIIDPFLLRLENPKLEPGFKDPRNCLVFWARPPDHIIRLVVHLQQALKQAAPNLWLMPTHRMHMTTLEIAHSRSPAEIESMVALMRPKLASLTNIPFTKRARLVKPFISYDLSALAVSFLPAAGEAVLSPPPVAPHSKHINHPGLLGNDTAESDTYTYHHLRRDVFDEAKSTGVEIGSRYVVPSAHITLGRYLTQTDHETPKQRQKWVQAIDDLNKWLEGEVWDVQDGEYVGEWIVGQERGLDARNGALWYGGGRTIMVGEGF; encoded by the exons ATGGGTGAGATGGCGAAGCCCGAGCTGGAGTCGACAGACATTCGGAATAAGTTGGAAGATCTTTCTGGTGTCGAGATCAAGCCTGGAGACAACCCTTACAACGCTCTGATCAACACTTGTCATGGTAATGCG GCCGAGATTCAGTCATTATATGCAACCCATCGCATTGCCCGAAACTTGcaacagaaagaaaagtTTCTATCTCACGAGTTCAAAGAACTCATCATCGATCCGTTTTTACTCCGTTTAGAGAACCCCAAGCTTGAGCCCGGATTCAAGGACCCTCGCAACTGTCTTGTTTTCTGGGCCAGGCCTCCAGATCACATCATCCGGTTGGTTGTTCATCTTCAGCAAGCACTCAAACAGGCAGCACCCA ACCTTTGGCTTATGCCGACTCACCGGATGCACATGACCACGCTCGAGATTGCCCATTCACGATCACCGGCAGAAATTGAAAGTATGGTGGCCCTCATGCGGCCGAAACTCGCCAGTCTGACAAACATACCCTTCACCAAGCGCGCTCGTCTGGTGAAGCCTTTTATATCCTATGACCTCTCGGCATTGGCTGTCTCGTTCTTGCCTGCGGCAGGCGAAGCGGtgctctcaccaccacccgtgGCACCGCACTCAAAACACATCAACCATCCAGGTCTGCTGGGGAACGACACGGCGGAAAGTGACACCTATACCTACCACCATCTGCGTCGCGATGTCTTTGACGAAGCAAAGTCGACTGGCGTAGAGATCGGGTCACGTTATGTTGTTCCCAGTGCCCACATCACGCTGGGTCGATATCTCACACAGACGGACCACGAGACGCCGAAACAGCGACAGAAATGGGTCCAAGCTATTGATGATTTGAACAAGTGGCTGGAAGGTGAGGTCTGGGATGTGCAAGATGGAGAATATGTTGGCGAGTGGATCGTGGGCcaggagagggggttggatgcTCGGAATGGGGCCCTTTGGTATGGTGGTGGCCGTACCATCATGGTTGGAGAAGGCTTCTAA
- a CDS encoding hypothetical protein (EggNog:ENOG503P96R; COG:S), which yields MDYPSSYLQSPVFDGPAYQDGPWPVPTSASMQRSSSQSTANTNLTYASSQYSTELSSLGSPIVEHKVYSEGWSSYPPQPQDSGPLVANAGGHLHEDNVPAPSDMQMLAPPYLPSEPYPVANYYDYDTTDPYDLAYAGVPFDPDNYGQQQLPAQSVQDVDTSYSVSTVSEKQTYPCLSPGCSQKAFSRSADLDRHYKQVHIDEDQRIKYHCDYKKCPRHEAPFGRQDHFRDHLRDFHKEDLLRRSKKEGREWWESRAPRAVFNGWWRCNKCLVVRVDVETEGYTCPACGSSCESDRMRVREAAAGRG from the exons ATGGACTACCCTTCTTCCTATCTTCAAAGCCCAGTCTTTGATGGCCCGGCCTACCAAGATGGCCCTTGGCCTGTCCCAACAAGTGCGAGCATGCAGAGGAGCAGCTCGCAGTCGACAGCCAACACAAACCTCACTTACGCCTCCAGCCAGTACTCGACCGAGTTATCGTCACTCGGTTCGCCAATAGTCGAGCACAAGGTGTACAGCGAGGGCTGGTCCTcatatcctcctcagccacAAGACTCGGGTCCACTTGTCGCCAATGCTGGTGGTCATTTGCACGAAGATAATGTCCCAGCACCATCAGACATGCAAATGCTCGCCCCGCCCTACCTGCCATCAGAACCCTACCCTGTTGCCAACTATTACGACTACGACACCACTGATCCCTACGACCTTGCGTATGCCGGCGTCCCGTTTGACCCAGACAACTATGGTCAACAACAGCTGCCCGCTCAGTCCGTCCAAGATGTCGACACATCATATTCAGTCTC CACCGTCTCGGAAAAGCAAACCTACCCTTGCCTCTCACCTGGCTGCAGCCAGAAAGCCTTCTCCCGCTCGGCCGACCTTGACCGGCACTACAAACAGGTTCACATAGACGAGGATCAAAGGATCAAGTATCACTGCGACTACAAGAAGTGTCCCCGACACGAGGCGCCTTTTGGCAGGCAGGACCACTTCCGAGACCACCTCCGGGATTTCCACAAGGAGGATCTCCTGCGGAGGAGCAAAAAGGAGGGTAGGGAATGGTGGGAATCTAGGGCGCCTCGCGCGGTGTTCAacgggtggtggagatgcaACAAGTGcctggtggtgagagtggACGTTGAGACGGAGGGGTATACCTGTCCTGCGTGTGGGAGCTCGTGCGAGAGCGAcaggatgagggtgagggaggctgctgccgggAGAGGGTAg
- the NOT5 gene encoding General negative regulator of transcription subunit 5 (COG:K; EggNog:ENOG503NU44): MAARKLQQEVDKCFKKVAEGVADFEAIYEKIEQSTNQAQKEKLEDQLKREIKKLQRLRDQIKTWAASNDIKDKGPLLEQRRLIETQMEKFKAVEKAMKTKAYSKEGLSAATKLDPKEQAKLEASEFLSNMVDELEQQIETLEAEGESIQATMKKGKGQATKLERIAEIERIIERHKWHQGKLELIRRSLENGGVETEQVTDLEESIKYYVSDGMNDDFPEDEGMYDDLNLEEEEDAFGMNLENDKGSSQDTQSVQEEPAPEPETTRPVAAAPVGKQRTVADAVTGSATRRPSAQKSPLPTLATVHNSQTTNSNGVQANVAMKPAALPTRPAEGLKYASAAAAAAASDKNNVGIAPLPPPPGAPPASAASPLAPSQPRTSTTNSPSTAPIQPVVQDRAPLQNAQPPAKEAPKSAASKGKAPVQPPTVAPAAPDHGDATPARAGSASTQGAPVSAPVPAANGVSNDIKPIEEEEEEEEEESIYHLPAALQDLVESYEVTKKRTASINSPLTQRMHITSEAAKPEAADAEPPRAYVPETKYLAHTHFPQEPLDILDDPRLYERIEPDTLFYVFYYKQGTYQQYLAARALKDQSWRFHKQYQTWFQRHEEPKSITEEFEQGTYRFFDYESTWMNRRKADFKFAYKFLEDEV, encoded by the exons ATGGCGGCACGAAAGCTGCAGCAGGAAGTCGACAAGTGCTTCAAGAAGGTGGCTGAAGGTGTCGCCgacttcgaggccatttACGAGAAGATTGAGCAGTCCACCAATCAGGCGCAAAAGGAGAAGCTAGAAGATCAGCTGAAGCGAGAAATCAAGAAGTTGCAGAGGCTGCGCGATCAGATCAAGACATGGGCTGCTAGCAATGATATCAAGGATAAGGGGCCGCTGCTGGAGCAGCGGAGGCTGATAGAGACG CAAATGGAGAAGTTCAAGGCTGTCGAAAAGGCGATGAAGACGAAGGCGTACTCTAAAGAGGGGTTATCAGCCGCCACCAAGCTGGACCCCAAGGAGCAAGCGAAGCTGGAGGCAAGCGAATTCCTGAGCAACATGGTTGACGAACTCGAGCAGCAAATCGAAACCCTCGAGGCCGAAGGCGAATCGATACAAGCCACCatgaagaagggcaagggccAGGCAACCAAGCTGGAGCGCATCGCCGAGATAGAGCGCATCATCGAACGGCATAAATGGCACCAAGGGAAGCTGGAGCTGATTCGCCGCTCACTCGAAAATGGGGGCGTCGAGACCGAGCAAGTCACGGACCTAGAGGAGAGCATCAAGTACTACGTGTCCGACGGCATGAACGACGATTTccccgaggacgagggcATGTACGACGATCTAAacctggaagaagaggaggatgcctTTGGTATGAACCTGGAGAACGACAAGGGCTCATCACAGGACACCCAGTCGGTTCAAGAGGAGCCAGCCCCTGAGCCCGAGACGACAAGACCGGTAGCTGCTGCTCCGGTTGGGAAGCAACGCACGGTGGCCGATGCTGTGACAGGGTCTGCTACACGACGTCCCTCGGCCCAAAAATCACCCCTCCCAACGCTCGCAACCGTCCACAACTCGCAAACAACCAACAGCAATGGGGTCCAGGCCAATGTTGCCATGAAGCCGGCAGCGCTACCAACCCGGCCCGCCGAGGGTTTGAAGTATGccagcgcagcagcagccgctgCCGCAAGCGATAAGAACAACGTGGGCATTGCGCCTTTACCCCCCCCGCCAGGTGCTCCTCCAGCATCCGCCGCCTCTCCGTTAGCACCAAGTCAGCCGAGGACAAGTACTACCAACTCTCCCAGCACAGCACCCATACAACCGGTGGTGCAGGACAGGGCACCCCTACAAAATGCCCAGCCGCCAGCCAAGGAAGCGCCCAAATCTGCAGCATCAAAGGGCAAGGCTCCTGTACAACCGCCAACCGTCgcaccagcagctccagATCACGGAGATGCCACCCCCGCGCGAG CAGGTTCGGCGTCAACACAAGGGGCTCCAGTATCAGCACCAGTACCGGCTGCGAACGGCGTTTCTAATGACATCAAGCCaatcgaggaggaagaggaagaggaagaggaagagtcGATATATCATCTCCCTGCGGCCCTCCAAGACCTGGTGGAATCATACGAAGTGACCAAGAAGCGGACGGCGTCAATAAACTCACCATTGACCCAGAGGATGCATATCACATCGGAAGCGGCTAAGCCTGAAGCTGCGGATGCCGAACCACCCCGCGCGTATGTGCCGGAGACGAAGTACCTCGCGCACACACACTTCCCACAAGAGCCGCTAGATATCCTGGATGACCCACGACTGTACGAACGAATCGAGCCAGACACACTCTTTTACGTTTTCTACTACAAGCAGGGGACATACCAGCAATATCTTGCCGCGAGGGCTTTGAAGGACCAGAGTTGGAGGTTCCATAAACAATACCAGACATGGTTCCAGAGACACGAAGAGCCAAAGTCGATTACCGAAGAGTTTGAACAGGGGACGTACCGCTTCTTCGATTATGAGAGCACATG GATGAACCGTAGGAAGGCAGATTTTAAGTTTGCCTACAAGTttctcgaggatgaggtttGA